From a region of the Seleniivibrio woodruffii genome:
- a CDS encoding NlpC/P60 family protein → MIKIKLLFFALMFMTYACSIAAPSFTDSPDTINLNQQNRRLKSMQYTIQAGAFGDVNNAKRLEAKLDSNGLDTYHFLDKDGLYKVRFGNFRTRAEAVATAKKLQRAGSIDVFYVVAPEEYEAAKPEYLGDVSGLRKAIVETAMRYIGVPYEWGGTSDAGFDCSGLTMAVYRLNGLDLPRVSKEQFEEGSYVSRDELLPGDLVFFDTRRLGRVSHVGIYVGDGKFVHAPSRGKHVRVERLDLDYFVRSYRGGRSYF, encoded by the coding sequence ATGATAAAAATAAAACTTCTCTTTTTCGCCCTCATGTTCATGACCTACGCATGCTCCATAGCAGCCCCCAGCTTCACAGATTCACCGGACACTATAAACCTTAACCAGCAGAACAGACGACTTAAATCGATGCAATATACCATTCAGGCCGGAGCCTTCGGCGACGTTAACAACGCAAAACGCCTCGAAGCCAAACTGGACAGCAACGGACTGGATACCTACCACTTCCTCGACAAGGACGGACTCTATAAGGTGCGTTTCGGAAACTTCCGCACCAGAGCGGAAGCTGTTGCCACAGCCAAAAAGCTTCAGCGTGCAGGCTCAATCGACGTTTTCTATGTTGTTGCTCCGGAAGAGTATGAAGCGGCAAAACCCGAATATCTGGGCGACGTTTCAGGTCTGCGCAAGGCTATAGTTGAAACCGCCATGAGATACATCGGCGTGCCCTATGAGTGGGGCGGAACTTCTGATGCGGGATTCGACTGCAGCGGACTTACAATGGCTGTTTACAGACTGAACGGTCTTGATCTGCCCAGAGTTTCCAAAGAACAGTTCGAAGAGGGAAGCTATGTCAGCAGAGATGAGCTCCTGCCCGGCGACCTTGTTTTCTTTGACACAAGACGCCTCGGCAGAGTATCCCACGTCGGGATATATGTTGGCGACGGCAAGTTTGTTCATGCGCCCAGCCGAGGAAAACACGTTCGTGTTGAAAGACTCGACCTCGACTACTTCGTAAGATCATACAGAGGCGGCAGAAGCTACTTCTAA
- a CDS encoding AEC family transporter encodes MSYSGIFAILLPYMAFAFLGGATNRLGITRGRPEKLILKFYINVLVPVLIVNYVVGNDALKDIGNVIAAPLVGFYGIVIGYIVSLATVKYFGIREKASAASFAFTVGIYNYGFISIPLTEHILGKSAVGLLLVHNIGIDTAYWSVGIGMLTGFSIKNMKALLKNPPLIAIFASLAVNFAIGGDVIPEWARKIMHPVVVAAIPIGIFVSGATLAENASALIKKGGWLVSFGAVLLRMFVIPALMVLTVMILPVSHELKMITAVQASMPAGMLSIVIVKYFGGDVETAAQTIFTTTIAGMFTIPLWIAFFMRVLS; translated from the coding sequence ATGAGCTATTCCGGTATTTTTGCTATTCTTCTTCCTTACATGGCGTTCGCCTTTCTGGGCGGTGCAACAAACAGGCTGGGCATCACCAGAGGCCGCCCCGAAAAACTGATACTGAAGTTTTATATCAATGTTCTTGTTCCCGTTCTGATAGTTAACTATGTGGTGGGAAACGATGCCCTGAAAGATATCGGAAACGTTATTGCCGCTCCGCTGGTGGGTTTCTACGGCATCGTGATAGGCTACATTGTTTCTCTGGCGACGGTGAAATATTTCGGCATCAGAGAAAAAGCCTCCGCCGCATCCTTCGCATTTACCGTGGGTATCTATAACTACGGCTTCATATCAATCCCCCTGACAGAGCATATTCTGGGCAAAAGCGCAGTGGGGCTTCTTCTGGTTCACAACATAGGGATAGATACTGCCTATTGGTCGGTTGGAATAGGGATGCTTACGGGATTTTCCATCAAGAACATGAAAGCTCTTCTGAAAAATCCGCCGCTGATAGCTATTTTCGCATCTCTTGCGGTCAACTTTGCGATAGGCGGGGACGTTATTCCCGAATGGGCAAGAAAGATAATGCATCCGGTAGTGGTAGCAGCGATACCTATAGGTATTTTTGTGAGCGGCGCAACACTGGCCGAAAACGCTTCCGCACTGATAAAAAAGGGCGGATGGCTCGTTTCTTTCGGTGCAGTTCTGTTGAGAATGTTTGTTATTCCGGCTCTGATGGTGCTGACCGTAATGATATTGCCCGTGTCCCACGAGCTTAAGATGATAACTGCCGTTCAGGCGTCTATGCCTGCGGGGATGCTGAGCATCGTTATTGTTAAATATTTCGGCGGAGATGTGGAAACGGCGGCGCAGACAATATTCACTACCACAATAGCGGGAATGTTCACCATCCCCCTCTGGATAGCGTTTTTTATGCGGGTACTTTCTTAG
- a CDS encoding Rid family detoxifying hydrolase, with protein MNIPFQTDRAPSAIGPYSQAIISGNMLFVSGQIPLDPESMKIVEGGIKEQAKRAIDSLLAVVEDAEFGKKSIAKVTIYIKNMDDFGTINEIYSEAMGDHRPARAVVEVARLPKDVLIELDCICVR; from the coding sequence ATGAACATACCTTTTCAGACAGACAGAGCACCTTCGGCCATAGGACCCTACAGTCAGGCTATTATCTCCGGTAACATGCTTTTTGTTTCCGGTCAGATACCCCTTGACCCTGAGAGCATGAAGATTGTCGAGGGCGGCATAAAGGAACAGGCGAAAAGAGCTATCGACAGCCTGCTGGCAGTTGTTGAGGATGCCGAGTTCGGTAAAAAGAGCATAGCTAAGGTCACGATCTACATTAAGAACATGGACGATTTCGGCACTATAAACGAGATATATTCCGAAGCAATGGGCGACCACAGACCCGCCAGAGCTGTTGTTGAGGTGGCCAGACTGCCCAAGGACGTTCTGATAGAACTCGACTGCATCTGCGTCAGATAG
- a CDS encoding polyprenyl synthetase family protein yields MNINDVLALVDKERDAVEKELLANLDSDVKMVNEVASYVFESGGKRLRPVFLILSAMMSGYKGERTATLSGVVEYIHTATLLHDDVIDGAKFRRGKESANRVFGNDIAVLCGDFLYSRAFMNLVKDGDSRIQMLLAVAARTMSEGEVFQLVKTADVKIKFEDYLKIINSKTAVLFSACCETGAILGGVSDERQAAMRDYGTKLGIAFQMADDILDYLGDPEKTGKKPGTDLNEGKITLPVLKLLEASTEAEQKRIREIIVDEKATDENLEYILGLMKKYDVKKRSEAVVDEYISAAKANLKLFPESPYRDALDFLADYMVAREK; encoded by the coding sequence ATGAATATTAACGATGTACTGGCTCTGGTGGACAAAGAAAGGGACGCTGTTGAGAAGGAACTTCTGGCCAATCTGGATTCCGATGTCAAGATGGTGAACGAAGTGGCCTCCTATGTGTTTGAAAGCGGAGGCAAAAGACTTCGCCCCGTGTTTCTCATTCTGTCTGCCATGATGTCCGGCTATAAAGGCGAAAGAACCGCAACGCTTTCAGGCGTTGTCGAATATATCCACACGGCAACACTGCTCCATGACGATGTTATCGACGGAGCTAAATTCCGCAGAGGCAAAGAGAGCGCAAACAGGGTGTTCGGAAACGACATAGCCGTTCTCTGCGGCGACTTCCTCTATTCCCGTGCGTTCATGAACCTTGTGAAAGACGGCGACAGCCGCATCCAGATGCTTCTGGCGGTTGCAGCCAGAACAATGAGCGAGGGCGAGGTCTTCCAGCTGGTTAAGACCGCTGACGTTAAAATTAAATTCGAAGACTATCTTAAAATCATAAACTCAAAAACGGCGGTTCTCTTCTCCGCATGCTGTGAAACGGGAGCGATCCTCGGCGGCGTGAGCGACGAAAGACAGGCCGCAATGCGAGACTACGGAACGAAGCTTGGAATCGCATTCCAGATGGCGGACGATATCCTCGACTATCTGGGCGATCCCGAAAAAACGGGCAAAAAACCCGGAACCGACCTGAACGAGGGCAAGATAACCCTTCCGGTTCTCAAACTGCTTGAAGCATCCACAGAGGCTGAGCAGAAACGTATCCGAGAGATAATCGTCGATGAAAAAGCCACCGACGAAAACCTTGAATACATCCTCGGCCTGATGAAAAAATATGACGTGAAAAAACGCTCCGAGGCAGTGGTTGACGAATACATCTCAGCCGCCAAGGCAAACCTGAAACTCTTCCCCGAATCGCCCTACAGGGATGCGCTTGACTTCCTCGCCGACTACATGGTAGCCCGGGAAAAATAA
- the amrS gene encoding AmmeMemoRadiSam system radical SAM enzyme has translation MKARYWQAEDNQCVRCVLCPHTCMIENGRSGKCLIRKNIGGVLTASAYGRVASAAVDPIEKKPLYHFHPASNILSIGFNGCNMSCLFCQNWQISTRETATQEASPQRLIETALDAKSIGIAYTYNEPLTNFEFVMDCAKAFRQAGLKNVIVSNGMINPEPLRELIPFLDAANIDLKGFTEEFYQEHGGRLKTVKHTIEALFRGGVHLEVTNLLIPEKNGREEDFERMCSFLANISPEIPLHISGYFPQYKYDFPPTPNNTLTEYAKKAKKYLNFIYIGNRGDCGFTDTVCAGCGHTLIRRNGYETCCLTDKNTCPACLRKFYAVF, from the coding sequence ATGAAAGCACGATATTGGCAGGCTGAAGATAATCAGTGTGTCAGATGTGTGCTTTGTCCCCATACATGCATGATCGAAAACGGCAGATCAGGCAAATGCCTGATACGGAAAAATATCGGCGGTGTGCTGACCGCATCCGCATACGGCCGTGTTGCCTCCGCCGCTGTTGACCCCATAGAAAAAAAACCTCTCTATCACTTTCATCCGGCGTCAAACATCCTTTCCATTGGGTTCAACGGGTGCAACATGTCCTGTCTTTTCTGTCAGAACTGGCAGATCAGCACACGGGAAACGGCAACTCAGGAAGCGTCACCCCAAAGACTTATCGAAACAGCTCTGGATGCAAAGAGCATCGGCATAGCCTACACCTACAATGAACCCCTCACCAACTTCGAGTTTGTGATGGACTGCGCAAAGGCGTTCCGTCAGGCGGGGCTTAAAAACGTTATAGTATCCAACGGCATGATAAACCCCGAACCGCTCAGGGAACTGATACCGTTTCTGGATGCCGCCAACATTGACCTGAAAGGCTTCACCGAGGAGTTCTATCAGGAACACGGCGGACGGCTGAAAACAGTTAAACACACCATAGAGGCTCTTTTCAGAGGCGGTGTGCATCTGGAGGTGACTAACCTTCTTATCCCCGAAAAGAACGGCAGAGAAGAGGATTTTGAGAGAATGTGTTCCTTTCTGGCGAACATAAGCCCTGAGATACCTCTGCACATCTCAGGCTATTTTCCCCAATACAAATACGACTTTCCGCCCACCCCAAACAATACATTGACCGAATACGCAAAAAAGGCTAAAAAATATCTTAACTTCATATATATAGGCAACCGTGGCGACTGCGGATTCACTGACACTGTGTGTGCCGGATGCGGACACACTCTGATAAGGCGCAACGGCTACGAAACCTGTTGCCTCACGGATAAAAACACATGCCCAGCCTGTTTGCGAAAATTTTATGCTGTCTTCTGA
- a CDS encoding FAD:protein FMN transferase, which produces MPSLFAKILCCLLIVALFGCKESYKTEQFYAMGTFVSITVPEKNADIIVNARSKITSLEAAVKEDTEKFNRNPRYKPRPAVAELIERGSSYELITDGRFSVYAATISKLYGFPEGAYRVPDQSELDTALDNISRGTNVSLDLGAYAKGWIVDEAIRTIKEAGIKTAMVNAGGDLYALGKRPDRDWRVAIQDPKNSRDYISIVNLENMAVATSGDYERAFKAPDGRMIFHIFDATTGQNPEYYHSVSVIAPTTEEADGLSTAFFLINPSEVRAKCAKLKTPVLLYTVNGNLMKLCGWEKFEKK; this is translated from the coding sequence ATGCCCAGCCTGTTTGCGAAAATTTTATGCTGTCTTCTGATTGTAGCTCTGTTCGGATGCAAGGAATCCTATAAAACCGAACAGTTCTACGCAATGGGCACGTTCGTTTCCATAACCGTTCCGGAGAAGAACGCAGACATAATAGTCAACGCCAGAAGCAAGATAACCTCTCTGGAGGCGGCTGTTAAAGAGGATACGGAAAAGTTTAACCGCAACCCCAGATATAAACCCAGACCCGCAGTTGCAGAACTTATCGAAAGGGGCAGTTCATACGAACTTATCACCGACGGAAGATTCAGCGTCTATGCGGCAACCATCTCCAAGCTCTATGGATTTCCCGAAGGTGCATACCGTGTGCCCGACCAGAGCGAACTGGACACAGCCCTTGACAACATAAGCAGAGGGACTAACGTTAGTCTTGATCTGGGAGCCTATGCGAAGGGCTGGATTGTCGACGAGGCCATCCGCACCATTAAGGAGGCCGGAATAAAAACCGCAATGGTGAACGCCGGAGGCGACCTTTACGCTCTGGGCAAAAGACCCGACAGGGACTGGAGAGTTGCCATTCAGGATCCCAAAAACAGCAGAGACTATATCTCAATAGTCAACCTTGAGAATATGGCGGTCGCCACCAGCGGCGACTATGAGCGGGCATTCAAAGCTCCCGACGGCAGAATGATATTCCACATATTTGACGCCACAACAGGGCAGAACCCCGAATATTACCACAGCGTCAGTGTTATAGCCCCCACAACCGAAGAGGCGGACGGGCTGTCCACTGCGTTTTTCCTGATAAACCCTTCGGAAGTGCGGGCGAAATGCGCAAAGCTCAAGACACCCGTTCTGCTGTACACCGTGAACGGAAATCTTATGAAGCTCTGCGGATGGGAAAAATTTGAAAAGAAGTAA
- a CDS encoding NusG domain II-containing protein, whose protein sequence is MKRSKLDILIISALIAASLFYMLNVSGGEKRLYLIDTKKKEEIKLKDANISLDNGHVIIQVTAEGARFLESDCPNKVCIKQGWVKNCGDTAVCVPKHLALVMECKEQDYDAISQ, encoded by the coding sequence TTGAAAAGAAGTAAGCTCGACATCCTCATAATATCTGCACTTATAGCCGCATCGCTGTTTTACATGCTAAATGTATCCGGCGGCGAAAAGCGTCTGTATCTCATTGACACAAAGAAGAAAGAGGAAATCAAACTGAAAGACGCAAACATCAGTCTGGACAACGGACATGTTATCATACAGGTTACGGCTGAAGGGGCAAGGTTTCTGGAATCGGACTGCCCAAATAAAGTATGCATAAAACAGGGCTGGGTGAAAAACTGCGGGGATACCGCCGTATGTGTGCCCAAGCATCTGGCACTGGTTATGGAATGCAAAGAGCAGGACTATGACGCAATCTCCCAATAG
- a CDS encoding Gx transporter family protein, producing MTQSPNSHNRLAMTGLFAAMTVALGVLESFIALPVPGVRIGLSNVGIMLCLYLIDFPAALYVAVTKAILVPLLTGNLIVKMSIALPSTLAATVVMGIFVFVLGRFTTPLSIGALGAVAHICTQFLVVKTLYIKADAIYNLLPFFCFFSVLTGVLTGYITRIIINNIREDERCITCFRK from the coding sequence ATGACGCAATCTCCCAATAGCCACAACAGACTGGCAATGACAGGGCTTTTCGCCGCAATGACTGTTGCGCTGGGAGTTCTGGAGTCTTTTATCGCCCTGCCCGTTCCGGGTGTGCGTATCGGTCTGTCAAACGTCGGCATAATGCTCTGCCTCTATCTGATAGATTTTCCTGCCGCACTCTATGTTGCTGTGACAAAGGCAATTCTGGTTCCGCTTCTCACAGGAAACCTTATCGTAAAAATGTCCATTGCACTCCCCTCCACCCTTGCGGCAACAGTCGTTATGGGTATTTTTGTGTTTGTGCTGGGCAGGTTCACAACACCGCTGTCAATAGGCGCTCTTGGAGCGGTTGCTCACATCTGCACTCAGTTTCTGGTAGTAAAAACCCTTTACATAAAAGCGGATGCGATTTATAACCTATTACCGTTTTTTTGCTTTTTCTCCGTGCTGACGGGCGTCCTTACGGGCTATATCACACGGATAATCATAAACAATATTCGAGAGGATGAAAGGTGCATCACATGTTTCAGAAAATAA
- a CDS encoding Maf family protein yields the protein MFQKIILASGSPRRREMMTRLGINFQYVTSTAKEDMNPETPVADLTIKNAAMKGYDVASIYDEAFIIAADTIVSCEGRIFGKPNGEEDIYDALRFLSGKKHQVTTGVAIINKRAGVCERFSKTTDVYFKKYSDSFIKWYIATDEPKDKAGSYAIQGKGCLMVDKIEGCYDNVVGLPVSELFERLIKFGVRPGGLNAY from the coding sequence ATGTTTCAGAAAATAATACTCGCCAGCGGCTCACCCAGACGCAGGGAAATGATGACACGTCTGGGAATCAACTTCCAATACGTCACATCCACAGCAAAAGAGGACATGAACCCCGAAACACCTGTAGCAGACCTCACAATAAAAAATGCGGCAATGAAAGGCTATGACGTTGCCAGTATCTATGACGAAGCATTCATTATTGCGGCGGACACTATTGTCTCCTGCGAAGGCAGGATCTTCGGCAAACCCAACGGCGAAGAAGACATCTATGACGCACTTCGTTTTCTGAGCGGAAAAAAACATCAGGTCACCACAGGCGTGGCCATCATAAACAAAAGAGCGGGCGTTTGCGAACGCTTCTCAAAAACGACAGACGTTTATTTTAAAAAGTACAGCGACAGTTTTATCAAGTGGTACATAGCCACGGACGAACCCAAGGACAAGGCCGGCTCATACGCAATTCAGGGCAAGGGCTGTCTTATGGTTGATAAGATTGAAGGCTGTTATGATAACGTAGTGGGGCTGCCGGTTTCCGAACTTTTCGAAAGGCTGATAAAGTTCGGCGTCAGACCCGGAGGACTTAATGCCTATTAA
- a CDS encoding long-chain-fatty-acid--CoA ligase, with translation MPIKLVHQTLETHAAERGGKKYLTFGKDKFSYREINSKAQKLANLLNTRGFQKGDRICLMLENSPEFFISFFGILKAGCVCIPINTFFIKEEVAYIINDSEAKLFITSADFAEVADSISKKCPTLKTVMTFEDTKFMSENIYRLLNKMTDEKLSIELTSDDLAVFVYSSGTTGHPKGAMLTHGNMVANAYACLMRFHVTTSDVFLLFLPSFHSYALMTCVLLPTYVGSSIIILGSVNDLKKKSFRNILLFQRPTFFLGVPQVYTALLKAKMPAWFIKFFYPIKLHVSGGAPLPEETLVKFREKFRHPIIEGYGLSEASPVVSVNRLDFQKPMSVGPALDGVEVKVVNENEMELPAGQVGELIVKGPNVMKGYWNMPGLTDMTLRNGWLFTGDLAKIDEDGYIYIVDRKKDLIIVKGINVYPREIEEQLHKHEAVDAAAVIGLPDRNSGEIPVAYIKPKPGMTINEKDIKGYLRNYLAHFKIPKQVHVCEDMPMTATGKVLKRELKKRVLNI, from the coding sequence ATGCCTATTAAACTGGTTCATCAAACACTGGAAACCCATGCCGCCGAAAGAGGCGGTAAAAAGTACCTGACATTCGGCAAGGACAAATTCAGCTACAGAGAGATTAACTCAAAAGCCCAGAAACTTGCCAATTTATTGAACACGAGGGGATTTCAAAAGGGCGACCGCATCTGTCTGATGCTAGAGAACAGCCCGGAGTTTTTCATCAGCTTTTTCGGTATTCTTAAAGCCGGATGCGTATGCATCCCCATCAACACATTCTTTATAAAAGAGGAAGTCGCTTACATAATAAACGACTCCGAAGCAAAACTTTTTATCACTTCGGCTGATTTTGCCGAAGTTGCCGACAGCATCAGCAAGAAATGCCCGACCCTTAAAACCGTTATGACCTTTGAGGACACAAAGTTCATGTCGGAGAACATCTATCGCCTGCTGAACAAGATGACCGATGAAAAACTCAGCATTGAGCTTACATCAGACGATCTTGCGGTGTTCGTCTATTCTTCGGGCACAACAGGCCACCCAAAAGGCGCAATGCTGACCCACGGAAACATGGTCGCAAACGCATACGCATGCCTTATGCGATTCCATGTGACCACCAGCGATGTTTTCCTTCTTTTCCTCCCCTCTTTCCATTCTTATGCCCTTATGACGTGTGTTCTTCTGCCCACATATGTGGGTTCGTCCATCATCATTCTGGGCAGCGTGAACGACCTGAAAAAGAAATCGTTCCGCAACATTCTGCTGTTCCAGCGACCGACATTCTTCCTCGGCGTTCCGCAGGTATACACTGCACTGCTGAAGGCAAAAATGCCCGCATGGTTCATCAAGTTCTTCTACCCCATAAAGCTCCACGTCAGCGGCGGTGCGCCCCTGCCGGAGGAGACGCTTGTCAAATTCAGAGAAAAGTTCAGGCATCCCATCATAGAGGGCTACGGACTTTCTGAAGCCTCCCCCGTGGTCAGCGTAAACAGACTGGACTTTCAGAAACCCATGTCCGTAGGTCCCGCTCTTGACGGAGTTGAGGTCAAAGTTGTCAACGAAAACGAAATGGAACTCCCCGCCGGACAGGTGGGCGAGCTTATCGTAAAAGGTCCCAACGTGATGAAGGGCTACTGGAACATGCCCGGACTCACCGACATGACCCTGCGCAACGGATGGCTCTTCACAGGCGACCTTGCAAAAATTGACGAAGACGGCTACATCTACATAGTCGACCGCAAAAAGGATCTCATCATCGTTAAGGGTATCAACGTTTACCCAAGAGAGATCGAGGAACAGCTCCACAAGCACGAAGCTGTGGATGCGGCGGCGGTCATAGGTCTGCCCGACAGAAACAGCGGCGAGATCCCCGTGGCATACATAAAGCCGAAACCGGGAATGACCATTAACGAAAAGGACATAAAAGGCTACCTGCGCAACTATCTGGCGCATTTCAAAATACCCAAGCAGGTTCACGTCTGCGAGGATATGCCCATGACAGCCACAGGCAAAGTTCTTAAAAGGGAGCTCAAGAAACGGGTTCTCAATATATGA
- the priA gene encoding replication restart helicase PriA, translated as MKYYDVMLPVPAGGIYTYICETELKAGQRVEVPLGRRELCGIVTGENIEPRPDITYREIKTIKDDEPVFGEKYLKFIRMISDYYCVEVGGVLNGILSGAVLESQRTNPEVKSFERRDITLNVHQIPVYDAISSELNSGFSVHLVYGVTGSGKTEIFIELAKQVIAQGKKVMYLVPEISLTPQIENRLSARIGFDVMSYHSKKTPKKRNDTFWAFAKGDLKMVLGARSALFLPSDDIGLIIVDEEHESSYKQEDTPPYHLRDMAVLYGKLLDIPVILASATPSLESWQNAVSGRYRLHTIPCRPDTDMPDIEIVDMKKEEPIGGVLSERLYNELYKTIENGEQAILLINRKGYSHTLYCRSCGEMIMCSNCSVAVTYYKSKGLCKCNYCSQEIRRPKCHKCGSDDISEYGAGTEKVAEALENLFEKKILRLDTESATTYNQLSKMLKDFETGEYSIMAGTQLVAKGLDFANVTLAGVINIDNMFGLPDFRSKERAYQLLVQVSGRAGRASKKGRVIIQTNAPETDVFTHLNCTDTGFYEAELIRRKLFNYPPFVKMCRVTLSHTKEETAKEAAHYIYGVLKSVGGDAEIFYPAQAPVYKISNRYRYGMVIKTKTNSEMSRLINIASKSLKENMKSTLRVRFDRDPQFFM; from the coding sequence ATGAAATACTACGATGTTATGCTCCCCGTTCCGGCGGGGGGCATCTACACCTATATCTGCGAAACCGAACTTAAAGCGGGGCAGAGGGTGGAGGTTCCGCTGGGCAGAAGAGAACTGTGCGGAATCGTTACAGGCGAAAACATCGAACCCAGACCGGACATAACCTACAGAGAAATCAAAACAATCAAAGACGACGAACCGGTGTTCGGCGAGAAATATCTGAAATTCATCCGTATGATATCAGACTATTACTGCGTCGAGGTCGGCGGCGTTCTCAACGGAATACTCTCAGGCGCAGTTCTTGAGTCACAGCGGACAAATCCGGAGGTGAAATCCTTCGAGAGAAGGGATATCACCCTGAACGTTCACCAGATACCCGTTTATGATGCAATCAGCAGTGAGCTTAACAGCGGGTTTTCGGTGCATCTTGTCTACGGGGTAACTGGAAGCGGCAAAACCGAGATATTCATTGAACTGGCGAAGCAGGTCATAGCTCAGGGCAAAAAGGTTATGTACCTTGTGCCGGAGATATCGCTTACGCCCCAGATTGAGAACAGGCTCTCAGCCCGGATCGGTTTCGACGTTATGTCATATCACAGCAAAAAGACACCGAAGAAGCGGAACGACACCTTCTGGGCCTTCGCCAAAGGCGACCTTAAGATGGTGCTGGGCGCACGGAGCGCACTGTTTCTGCCGTCCGACGACATAGGGCTTATCATTGTAGACGAGGAGCACGAATCCAGCTATAAGCAGGAGGACACCCCGCCCTACCACCTCAGAGACATGGCCGTGCTCTACGGCAAGCTGCTCGACATACCCGTCATACTCGCCAGTGCCACGCCGTCACTTGAGAGCTGGCAGAATGCTGTCAGCGGGCGATACCGACTGCATACCATTCCCTGCCGTCCCGACACCGACATGCCCGATATCGAGATAGTCGATATGAAAAAAGAGGAACCCATAGGCGGTGTGCTGTCCGAAAGGCTATACAACGAACTCTACAAAACCATAGAGAACGGCGAACAGGCCATCCTGCTCATAAACCGCAAAGGCTATTCCCATACTCTCTACTGCCGTTCATGCGGCGAAATGATAATGTGCTCCAACTGCTCCGTGGCAGTGACCTATTACAAATCCAAAGGGCTTTGCAAGTGCAACTACTGTTCGCAGGAGATTCGCAGACCGAAGTGCCACAAATGCGGCAGTGATGATATATCCGAATACGGAGCGGGAACCGAGAAGGTCGCCGAAGCGTTGGAGAACCTTTTCGAGAAAAAGATACTGCGTCTGGATACTGAAAGCGCAACCACATACAATCAGCTTTCAAAAATGCTGAAAGACTTTGAAACGGGTGAATATTCAATCATGGCGGGCACTCAGCTTGTGGCCAAAGGACTGGATTTCGCCAACGTTACACTTGCTGGAGTAATAAACATAGACAACATGTTCGGTCTGCCCGACTTCAGGTCGAAAGAGCGGGCATATCAGCTTCTGGTGCAGGTTTCAGGCCGTGCCGGAAGAGCATCGAAAAAAGGCAGGGTGATAATTCAGACAAACGCACCGGAAACGGACGTTTTCACTCATCTGAACTGTACCGACACGGGATTTTATGAAGCGGAACTCATCCGCAGAAAGCTCTTCAACTATCCTCCGTTTGTCAAAATGTGCCGTGTGACCCTCTCCCACACCAAAGAGGAGACGGCAAAAGAAGCCGCACATTATATTTACGGCGTACTTAAAAGTGTTGGCGGTGATGCGGAAATATTCTATCCCGCTCAGGCTCCGGTATATAAAATATCAAACCGCTACCGCTACGGCATGGTTATCAAAACCAAGACAAACAGCGAAATGTCACGCCTGATAAACATCGCTTCAAAATCACTCAAAGAGAACATGAAATCGACCCTCAGGGTACGTTTCGACCGTGACCCTCAGTTCTTCATGTAA
- a CDS encoding PAS domain S-box protein: MTDFLRQMAEKADDGILYADKEGIIRYWNYGCERIFGFTRDEAEGANLDLIIPEKHRDRHWKGWFKVLETGETSYRGKMLKVPAIKKSGEKLIIEFSMQIIEENGENVGFTSVIRDVTLRS; the protein is encoded by the coding sequence ATGACAGACTTTCTCAGACAGATGGCGGAAAAAGCGGACGACGGGATTCTCTATGCCGACAAAGAGGGCATAATAAGATACTGGAACTACGGCTGTGAGCGCATTTTCGGCTTTACTAGGGACGAAGCTGAGGGAGCGAACCTCGATCTTATCATCCCCGAAAAGCACAGAGACAGACACTGGAAAGGCTGGTTTAAAGTCCTTGAAACAGGAGAAACGTCCTACAGAGGAAAAATGCTGAAAGTTCCCGCAATAAAGAAGAGCGGCGAAAAGCTGATAATAGAGTTTTCAATGCAGATAATCGAAGAAAACGGCGAAAACGTCGGGTTCACGTCTGTGATAAGGGACGTGACTTTGCGCTCCTGA